One stretch of Rhipicephalus sanguineus isolate Rsan-2018 chromosome 10, BIME_Rsan_1.4, whole genome shotgun sequence DNA includes these proteins:
- the LOC119371925 gene encoding uncharacterized protein LOC119371925, giving the protein MAPRKNDAESRSKRSGTMYCCVYGCNNSHRNTAGKIPKITFYRFPGRPYEKERRERWILAVRRANPHGRHWLPVKDQTRICSAHFIGNERSTIAKHPAYIPTIFPACYGKNDGVTPSRKPERFQQVESSSAGGPPISIAASGEALPHGELRLGTIKNHIAFASVMTQTEDQGSGCCSVFLSVSSGGSASTQVCHSNNIDAAVQAVPTNYDGKHQIRRVQLCVPQVQLSH; this is encoded by the exons ATGGCACCTCGAAAGAACGATGCAGAATCGCGGTCAAAAAGGAGTGGAACCATGTACTGTTGCGTGTACGGCTGCAACAACAGTCACAGAAACACCGCCGGAAAGATCCCAAAGATAACATTTTATAGATTTCCAGGGAGGCCTTACGAGAAGGAGCGACGGGAGCGCTGGATCCTGGCAGTGCGACGGGCGAA CCCCCACGGACGCCATTGGCTGCCTGTGAAAGATCAAACCCGTATATGCAGTGCTCACTTCATCGGAAACGAGAGGAGCACGATAGCTAAACACCCTGCCTACATACCAACAATTTTTCCTGCTTGCTATGGGAAAAACGATGGTGTGACACCATCAAGGAAGCCTGAAAGGTTTCAGCA AGTTGAGTCATCATCTGCGGGAGGGCCACCCATAAGCATTGCAGCATCCGGTGAAGCTTTGCCCCATGGGGAGTTGCGTCTTGGTACCATTAAGAACCACATTGCCTTTGCATCTGTG ATGACTCAAACAGAAGACCAAGGCAGTGGTTGTTGCAGCGTGTTCCTTTCTGTGTCATCGGGAGGCTCAGCAAGTACACAAGTGTGCCATTCAAACAACATAGATGCAGCTGTACAGGCAGTGCCAACCAACTATGACGGCAAGCACCAGATCAGAAGAGTGCAGTTGTGTGTCCCTCAGGTACAGCTCTCTCATTGA
- the LOC119371922 gene encoding uncharacterized protein LOC119371922, translating to MEPGKNGAETLTKRRRTVRCCVHGCYNSLRNTAGKVPKIHFYAFPWRLYEKERRERWIRAVRQANPQGGLWKPVQSKTRICSAHFVGNEISTVAKDPAYIPTIFPACNAKSDRVTPSRKLERFRRVKRRGSAAVGGPPINTVTSGKVLPQEELRFNIAEWRIACASVVTQTEEDQGSGCCTVFLSALSGGSACTQVCHSDNVDASVQAVPTTYDDKHRSKRAQLHVSRSQHSH from the exons ATGGAACCTGGAAAGAACGGCGCAGAAACGCTGACGAAAAGGCGTCGAACTGTGCGCTGTTGCGTGCATGGCTGCTACAACAGCCTTAGAAACACCGCCGGTAAGGTCCCGAAGATACACTTTTATGCATTTCCATGGCGGCTTTACGAGAAGGAGCGACGAGAGCGCTGGATCCGCGCCGTCCGACAAGcgaa ccCTCAAGGAGGCCTTTGGAAGCCCGTGCAGAGTAAAACCCgtatatgcagtgcccacttcgtCGGCAACGAGATAAGCACGGTAGCCAAAGATCCTGCCTACATTCCGACAATTTTCCCTGCATGCAATGCGAAAAGCGATCGCGTGACACCATCAAGGAAGCTGGAAAGGTTTCGGCG AGTGAAACGGCGTGGGTCAGCAGCTGTGGGAGGGCCACCCATCAACACCGTAACGTCTGGTAAAGTTTTGCCACAGGAAGAGTTGCGTTTTAATATCGCTGAGTGGCGCATTGCTTGTGCATCTGTG GTGACGCAAACAGAAGAAGACCAAGGCAGTGGTTGTTGTACCGTGTTCCTTTCTGCGTTGTCGGGGGGCTCAGCATGTACACAAGTGTGCCATTCAGACAACGTAGATGCATCTGTACAGGCAGTGCCAACCACTTACGACGACAAGCACCGGAGCAAAAGAGCGCAGTTGCACGTTTCTCGGTCACAACACTCTCACTGA